The Maridesulfovibrio salexigens DSM 2638 region CCGAATCGTGATGTTGACCAAAAACTGCTTGAAAAGATCATTGAACAGGCTGGAAACGCACCATCAAGCTACAATTTGCAGCCGTGGAAACTGAAAGTTATCCGTGACATGGATCGCAAAACGGCTCTTCGTGCACTGGCCTTTGACCAGCCCAAGGTAACCGAGGCTCCGGTAGTCCTCATCGTACTTGCTGACCGTGAAGGCTGGAAGCAGGAAAAACCAACTGTTGAAAATGTTTTCAACGATTTCGTCGCATCAGGGAAAATGCAGACAGAGCAAAAAGAATGGTTTTCCGGTGTAACTCAAGGTTTATACGGGCGTGATGAAATGGCAGCACAGGCCTTTGCCAATAAAAACACCGGACTGTTCGCAATGTCGCTGATGTACGCAGTCACAGCTAACGGTCTTGAATCCCATCCCATGGACGGCTTCGACCTTCAGGGAGTGCGCAAGGAATTCAACATACCGGATCATTATTGGATTCCAATGCTTATTGCCATCGGTTACCTGAACCCCGGAACGGAAATTCCACCCAAGGGCTGGCGGCAATCATATTCGGATATTATTATCGATTAACACCATAGCCCTGTAAAACGTCCATAAACGGATTAATTCACGGGGCAGACGGCAAAAAGACAATACAAAACACGAAAAACAAAATTTGAATTCCCGTTCACCGAAAATAGAATGCATCAATAGACCAGTCATGCTTTTATGACTGCACGGATAAGGAGAAAAGCAGAAAAAGACCCGGATTGAAAACAACAAATAACTCTACAACATCGGGGGACGAAATGAGTGACACAAAAGTGATGAACAGATGGTTTGCCGTAGTTGGCGCTGTGCTGATGCAATTGGCACTCGGCGCAATCTACGCATGGTCGGTATTCACCCCTTCACTGATTGCGGCTGGATGGAACAAATTCCAGACTCAAGCTGTATTTTCCATCGCGCTGGTCAGTTTCGCCATATCCATGGTCTGGGCAGGTAAGAAACTCGCTCAATGGGGTCCCATGAAACTCTCTTTCCTCAGTGCACTCGTACTGGGAGCGGGTTATGCCCTTGCCGGTCTCATCGGCGGCACAAGCTTTACCGCCCTCTGTCTCTTCATCGGTCTTATCGGCGGTGCCGGAATCGGCCTTGGATACGTAGTTCCCATTGCCGTCGGCATGCGCTGGTTCCCTGATAAAAAAGGATTCATCACCGGTCTGGCCGTAGCCGGATTCGGTTTCGGTGCCATGGCCTGGGTCAAGCTGGCCGGAGCATGGGGTAACCTCATCGGCTCAATCGGAATATCATCCACCTTCTCAGTCTACGGAGTTCTCTTCTGTCTGATGATCGCAGCAGGCGGAATCTTTATGCGCTTTCCCCCGGAAGGCTGGGCACCTGAAGGCTATCACCCTGAAACTAACGCTGATGCAGCAAACGATGCTGAAGAAGAAAATTTCAGCACCACTGAAATGCTCCGCACTCCTCAATTCTATCTCATTTTCGCAACTTTCACCTTCAGCGCGGCAGCTGGACTTATGTCAATCGGACTGATGAAGCTTTACCCCATGGAAGCTTTGCAGGCATCAGGACACAGTATGGCTGAAGCAAGTGCTATTGCCGGAACTGCCATGGCTGTTTTTTTCAGCCTCGCCAACGGACTGGGCCGTATCATCTGGGGAACCATGAGTGATAAGCTGGGACGCAAACGCTCCATCCTGCTCATGACCGCCATTCAGGGTGCAACCCTGCTGGCATTCACAGCCATGGCCGGAAACGCATTCCTGCTTTACGTGGGAGCAACCATCATCGGCTTTAACTTCGGCGGCAACTTTGCCCTCTTCCCCACCATCACAGCTGATACCTTCGGCACTAAGAGCGTGGGACAGAACTATCCGTACATCTTCCTCGCATACGGCGCAGGCGGAATCGGTGGGCCTCTGCTCGGCGGAGTACTCGGTGATATGGGTAACTTCCCGCTGGCGTTCACTATCTGCGGAGTATGCTGTTTAATCGGTGCTGCTGCCATCGCAATGGTCAAGAAGCCCCACAGAAGTTTCAACGCCAGTCCCGAAACAACCACATAAAAACATTTCATCAGGGCATTGAGCATAGCTCATCTCTGAAGAAACTCCTTACGGAAGTTTAGCTCATTTAACTTCCGTACCCCCTAAAAACTCCCCGCGTCGTGTGGGGAGTTTTTAATTTTGAAATTCCCCTGCCCTTGAATTTACACTTCGAACTGCATACCATCTATTATCCCAACAAAGGAGTGTACATGACAAACCGCTGCCAATGGGCACAACACGAACTCGAAATAGCCTACCACGACAACGAATGGGGAGTTCCCCTGCACGATGACCAACTTCATTTTGAATTCCTCATCCTTGAGGGGGCTCAGGCCGGACTTTCGTGGCTGACTGTTTTAAAAAAGCGCGAGAACTATCGCCAAGCTTTTGCTAATTTCGATCCTGAAATAGTTGCCCGCTTTACTGAGGACGACATTGAACGGTTACGGCAGAATGAAGGAATCATCCGCAACAAGCTCAAGATCAATTCCGCTGTACGCAATGCCCGGGCATTTCTGGATATTCAAAAAGAATTCGGAAGCTTTGATGCTTACATCTGGCAATTCACAGGCGGAAAAACGATCCAGAACAAATGGCAGACGCTGGAAGAAGTTCCCGCCAAAACTGCGGAAGCGGAAGCCATGAGCAAGGATTTAAAGAAAAGAGGCTTCAATTTCGTAGGCCCGACAATCTGCTACGCATACATGCAGGCTACTGGAATGGTTAACGATCATCTTATAAGTTGCTTCCGCCACAAAGAGTTGCTGGCTGTAGGATAAGGTACATTAAAATATCCCTTTCAATTTGCGCTTCCAACACGCCCTAAACCTTGACACACCGGACTTCAGGCACTAATTCTTACGAGTTGCCCAAAAGCGCAACCGCAAACCGGAACCGGATTTAATAAAACCCGTCCGGTCTTTTTTTTCTAATGAAATTTTAACAGGCCTGACGCGCCTATTTTCGCGCAGCCTGACAAGGAGAATTCTAATGGCGTACGATGTAAAACTTTTCAAACTCATCAACGGCGACATGGTTATCGGTAAGTGGGACGAAGCAAACGACAAAATCACCGATCCCGCAGTACTCCAGACCGTTCCTTCCCAGCAGGGCGTGCAGATGATGATCCTGCCTTTCGGCTACCCTTTCGATAACGAAATCGAAGGCGAAATCGAAGGCCGCCACATTCTCTATACCTACAAGAACTGTCCTGAAGATGTTTCCACCAAATACCTCGAAGCTTCCAGCAACCTGACCCTCTCCACCGGCGGTCTCGGCGGCATGGGTGCCGGCATGGGCGGCGGTAACGTTTCCGACATTTCCGAACTGCTGAAAAAATAATTTTAAATAGCCTCCGGCGGCTGGAAAAGGGTTTAAGCTGCCGGAGACGAAATCTTTTCATAAAAAGCGCGTAGCGCATCAAATTCAAGGGTGTACTTTTGAAAAAGTTGCTTCCTCTTTTGCCCCGCCCTACCCGCTATCTGGGTTCGGAATGGGGTTCCGTCCACAAGGACCCCGCTAAGGTCAAGGCTCATATCGCCATTGGTTTCCCGGATCTTTACGAGATCGGCATGTCTTATCTCGGTCAGAAAATCCTCTATGAAATCGTTAACAAGCATGATGATTTCTACGCAGAAAGGGTTTACACCCCCTGTGAGGAAACCGCTGAAATCATGCGCGAACATGGCGAACTGCTGGCCACTCTTGAAAGCGACACTCCGCTGAAAGACGTGGACGCGCTGGGCATCAGCCTGACTCATGAGCTGTGCTACACCAACGTGCTTTTCATGCTGGACCTTGCCGGTATTCCGCTCAAATCTGCGGACCGAGACGATTCCTGTCCGCTGGTCATCGGCGGAGGTGGAGCCTGCTTCAATGCAGAACCTGTTGCAGACTTCTTTGATGTGATCATGCTCGGAGATGGCGAAGAATCCATCATCAAGGTCATGGAAGTTATTGCCGAATGCAAAGAGCAGGGACTGGGACGTAAAGCTCGCCTTGAGAAACTTGCCGAACTTCCCGGCATCTACATTCCTGAATTTTTCGATCCCGAGAATCCCGGAGATTTCTTTGTGGAAAAGGCTGTGGTCGAAGATTTCGAACCCATTCCCTTTCCCAAAGAACAGATTCTTCCGTACGGTCAGGTCATTCATGACCGCCTGACCATGGAAATCGCCCGAGGCTGTACCCGTGGCTGCCGTTTCTGTCAGGCAGGTATCATCTACCGTCCTGTCCGCGAACGCACTCCGGAGACACTGACCAAGACTCTTATGGAAGGTCTGGAAGAAACCGGATACGAGGAAACTTCCTTCCTCTCCCTGAGCACCGGGGATTACTCAGCTCTGGATACACTTTTTGCCCAGTGTTTTGATAACTGTGCAGCTGAGCAGATTTCCATTTCACTGCCTTCCTTGCGTGTCGGTTCTCTTTCCGAACCGATCATGGAACGTATCGCCACCATCCGCCGCACCGGAGCCACCCTTGCTCCCGAGGCCGGAAGCCAGCGCATGCGTGACGTAATCAACAAGGGCATCACAGAAGAAGCCCTGCTGAAACATGCACTCATGCTCTATGAAAACGGCTGGCAGAATATAAAACTCTATTTCATGATCGGCCTGCCCACCGAGACTTTTGAAGACCTCGATGCCATTGTCGATCTTTGTGTCAAGGTTCGCGATGTAGCAGGCAAGCACATCAAAAAACTGAACATCACTGCTGCTGTTTCACCTTTCGTACCCAAGCCGCACACCCCCTTCCAGTGGGAACGTCAGATTTCTCTCGAAGAAATCGGTGAACGCTTGGATTACATGCGCGAAAAATTCAATAACCAGAAGCGCATTAAGATGAAATCGCATATTCCGCGCATGACCTTCCTTGAAGGTATTTTCTCACGCGGTGACCGCAGACTCGGCCCTGTAATCGAGAAGGCGTATAAGAAAGGCGCACTCTATTCCAGCTGGAAAGATCATCTCAAGCTTGAGCCTTATCTTGAAGCCATGGAAGAGGAAGGCCTTACCCCGGAAGAATTCACCGGAGCACGGGACCATGATGCCCGCCTGCCTTGGGATCATCTTTCATCCGGGGTCAGCAAAAAATTCCTGCTCACCGAGCTTAAGCGCGGTATCTCCGAAAAAATCACCGGAGACTGCCGTTACGAAGAATGCCGCAACTGCGGAGTCTGCAACTTTGACGGTCGCAAATCCCTGCTTGAAAAGCAGGCAGAAAATATGGACCTGCGTCCAAAGATGGTTTTTGAAACCCGCGACCAGACCGGAGATGTCCCCGATTTCGTACAGACAGAAAAACCTGACCTCGGCATCAAGGGCAGCCATTTCCGTCTTTGGTATACTAAAACAGGAACCTCAGCCTACCTGTCACAGCTTGACCTTCAGCCTGTGATTGAGCGTGCCATGCGCCGTGCAGAACTGCCGCTGACCTTCTCTCAGGGATTCCACCCCATGCCGCGCATGTCCTTCGGGCGTGCATTGCCTGTTGGTGTAGAAAGCTTGAAAGAATGGATGAACATCATGCTGCGTACCGAAATCGGTGCACAAGATCTGGTGGATCGTCTCAACAGGCAGATGCCCATGGGGATGAAGATTGTCGGAGCTGATCCGCTGACTTTATCCAAAAAACAGAAGCATCCGGAGATAGAAGACTTCACTCTTATCTTCACCTGCTCCGATGAAGAGGCCAAAGAAAAAATCGAACGTCTGCGCGAGTACGCACAGTCGGATGAATACATTGTCTCCCACACCACCAAGAAAAAGGTGAAAGAGAAAAACATCCGTCCCATGCTGGTCAAATTCGATGAAATGAATGAGCGGACTTTAAAACTGACCTTCGACTGGACATCCATGTACATGAGTCCGGTGAAGATGATTGCCGCCATCTGTCCCGGAACAACGCTGCTGGACTTTGACCTGACCAAAACGGATCAACGATTCGAATAGCAGCCTAATTCAAGACTAATTAAAAGGGCCAGTTTACCGGAATATTTCGGTAAACTGGCCGTTTTTTTTGAAAAAGACCGACCTGTCAATCTTAAAATTAGACGAAAACAATCAGCAACTCTTGAGACTACTCGGCAACAACAACCTGATTTCGCCCGGATTGCTTTGCCTTATACATCGCCTTATCCGCCATCCTGACAGTTTCTTCACTTGGCCTACTTCCATCACTTGCCGCACACCCTATGCTGACAGTCAATGAATGATGAGCGCCGGAGGAAGGTAAATAAACCGTGTTCGATTCAACGGATTTCCTGATCCGCTCTGCAAGGGCGGCGGCATGTTCAAGCTTGGTATCATAGAGTAATATCAAGAATTCTTCGCCGCCATACCGTCCAAAAAGATCATTGCTACGCAACACTTTTTGCGTTTCCTCAACAAAATATTTTAGTACCAAGTCGCCTGCATCATGCCCATATGTATCATTAACTGATTTAAAATTATCAAGATCCAAAAGCAAAGCCGCGAAAGAACCCTTATCGCCATTCAACTGATGAAGCGCGTCATCCAGTGCCCGTCTGTTATATGCTCCGGTAAGGGCATCCCTTGTTACGAATTCGATCATTTGCTTTCTGTTTCTTGCGAGCCAGATGCTCCCGAAGACCCCGGAAATCATACCCAATAAAATTGCTCCCAATGTAGCAATAATTGTCTTGGTCTTAAGGTCATGGATGGAACTGTAAGCCCTGCTCACAGCTTCTTCCCTATACGAAGCGAAACTATCCAGATCCTCAGAAACAGTCTCTACACGCAGGTCAAATTCCTCCATCAACTCTGCTGAGCGTTTGGAAACCAGTCCAACTACTTTTAACTGAAATATTTGATCTCCAAGGAGCATACAACTATTCCACTCCTGCCTCAGATAGAGCAACTTACTTTTTTCATCGACATATGCAGGATTATCAATCAAGACTTTGAAATAATGGTTAACCTCATCTTTTGACTGTTCCCAAAGCTTCTTATTATCCATTTTGCCTTGAAGTAAATAATCATTGGGCCCCATCATGGAAGTTATTAAAGCCTTCTGCAAAACCCTTACAGGGCGTATTTCTTCATATATAGTATCTGCGATAAACTCCATTTTCTCAAAAATAGGATGAAAAAACACAAATACTGTAATCAGAACCAATGACAAGATAGGTAACAGAGTAAATGAAACAACCATCAAATATCTTGATTGCCTTTCGGTATTGAAATCATTCATATGCACCTAACATTTTTGCTTTACACCTAATTTTTAAGCCTTCCCTGCATCAAATTGACAGCCTCTAACCCACTTCAAAGTTCTTTCATGATATCATGTATCTTATCAAAATGTCATAAATATCTTCAACCGACACGTCCGGAAGAACTTTTCTGAAATTACAAAAAAAGGGAGTGGTAAAAACCACTCCCTGAAATCTAAAACGCCTTTCAGCTCCTTACCCAAGAAGCAATCGCAACGGATGAAATCTATACACGTAACCGAAAAACACTTAACAGCATAAAGCCTTACACCAATCAAAGAGTTTTAAAACTTCATTGGACAGAACTTGGAAGAATCATCCTTAAATATTTGTTCAACTTCTAAAAATGCGTCAACAACAACTGGATCAAAATGCTTGCCGGACTCGCTTTTGATTAATTCCATTGCCTTTTCGTGTGACCAAGGGGCTTTGTATGGCCTTTTACTACGCAAGGCATCATATACATCTGCAATCGCCACGATTCGGGCTGAAAGTGGAATCTCCTCTCCACATAACCCTAACGGGTACCCTGTACCATCCCATTTTTCATGATGATAGAGTGCAACATCTGCAGCCAAAGCAAGATAAGAATCCTTGCCAAATTCATTGATAAAAATCTCGTTTCCCAAGTTCAGTACTGTCCCCGCTACTGTAGTGTGCTCCCTTACAATCTTAAATTCTTCATCCGTTAACTTGCCCTGCTTCGACAATATTTCAACAGGAACAGATGTCTTACCGATGTCATGTAGGATAGAGGCCAAAGCCAGTTCATCCACGTAGTTATCTTTTTGAGTAAGATACGGCCTGTATGGCCCACCTTCCCTTAATTTTGAAGCAATAATGTATGTTAAGTTTCTTATACGGTTTAGATGCTCGCCAGTATCCGGATCATAATTCTCTGCAAGAATGGCTAGCGATTGTATGGAGACTTCTTGTGTTACTTGAAGTTCTTGAGTTTTTTCATATACCAGCTTCTCAAGATTTTTATTAAGCGATCTTACTTTTTCATCAGCTTGATCCCTATAATAGCTAAGCCTGCCAGCTCGAATAAGCACCACAACAATTATTATCAGTAATGAGAATGATATTGCAGAACCAAAAACAGCCTCATTAATTAAGAGGTTATCCAATTCCTCTTTTCTTAAGGTTAAATCATAATAAAGCTCAAAAGCTCCGGCAAATTTTCCATTGTCCATTATTGGAATATATATTTCCGCCAAATCCTTGGAGACGAACCGTCCTTCAAGAGTATGCTGATTCTTGGTTACAATCTTAGAAAAATTCTTACCTTTTGCGACAATCAGTTTAAAATACTCATGCCTGTTAAGCTTTCCGATATCCTCTGGCGCGGTCGAGTATACAATCTCCCCGGCAGCGTTGAATATTTTGACTTTTTCAAGTCCAAACTTGAGCATTGCATGTTTCATTAACTCATCAATATCTTTATCAACTTCAAGGTCACCTGAAGAAGATATCCTCGTTGCTTCCATTGCCCAATAGTTGGCTGTTTTTTCGGCCTCTTCTTCGGAATAATTCAGAAGTTTCTCGCTAAAATAGGGCAAAACGAAATAATAACTTCGGAGAGGGTAAGCAATAGTAGTTATAATTCCGATGACTAAAAGAATTATTATCTCTGGATGCCTGTTTATGGTCTTTGCAACTTTCTCCATACTGATCTCCAAACCAATTAATCGGGGAAGAAATTAATATACGCAATATATTTATTGCCTATTCCCAAACCTGTCTATGGAGAATGGAAAATTATAATACAGCACCTTAGAGAATTTATCAGACTTTCCAACCACTGTAGTGATGTACATTTAAATACACGGTAATAATCAATTTACATTCCCAAGAGTTAGTGCGGGGAGACTCTACTTGTAATTTTCAGGAATGTCTTATGATACAAGCTGAATCATTTCCTTACCAATTCAGCGAAAAGCGCACCATTAGCATTGCAACATTAATGAAAACATATTTACAAAATCAACGATTATCATATCCAGATAAAACAAAAAAAAGGGAGTGGTAAAAACCACTCCCTGAAATCTAAAACTCCTTTCAGCTCTTTGCCGAAGAAGTCATCATAACTGGATAAATCTATACACGATAAATCAGAAGGGCACCTCGTCCATTCCGCTTGCTTCGGAAGGAAATGCGGGGCCGAGATCTTCATCATCCGGGAAACCGCCGCCCTGCTGCTGAGGCTGTTGGTTGTACTGTTGCTGCTGGGGCTGGCCCTGGTAGCCACCCTGCTGCTGGTTATTGTACTGACCACCGCCCTGCTGCTGATATCCATTCTGCTGCTGGCCCTGATATCCGCCTGCATCCTGCCTGCTGTCGAGGCCCTGAATGTTGTTGGCTACGATTTCAGTTGTGTAACGGTCCTGACCGTTCTGGTCCTGCCATTTACGGGTCTGCAATTTACCTTCAACCATAACCAGACGGCCTTTGGACAGGTATTTGCCTACGAATTCGGCAGTCTGACGCCATGCAACAACACGGTGCCACTCGGTCTTATCAACTTTCTGGCCGCTATTGCGGTCTTTGTAGCCTTCATCGGTAGCTACAGAAAGGTTGGCAAAGGCCTGACCGGAGGTTGTGTATGAAAGTTTCGGATCCTGCCCGAGACGTCCTATCAATATTACTTTGTTCATGCTTCCTGCCATCTAGGCCCCCATTTATCTGAATTTTCTTTTTGAAGCGATCTTTTCCGCAACACTCAGCTCGTCTTCGAGATCGTAGCTGATGGTATTGGCTTCCGAAGCTTTCCAGTCGCCAAGAGCTTTTTCCATACGCAATTTAAGTTCATACGCTTTACGGATGGATTCAGCCATGGCTTCGGCCTTTTCTTCCGGGATCATGCCCAGCTCAAGACGGTCCTTAAGGTCCTCGACAAGCTCGATAACACCACGCGAGCGCCCGTCGGGCTGCGGTTCTTCCCAAGCGGTCTTAACCAGATAAGGCCAGTTTTTCTCAACTTCGGCTTCATCATATGTACGGGCCATAACCCTAATTTGGAGCACATTTCCCATGCGAAAAATCCTTTATTAATACGGAAAAAAAGAATTCGTCAATCGCTAGATTTCAAAAAGCAAAAACTCTTATTAATCAACCTCTTCCCATTCGCTCTGAACGCGGTTGACAACTTCCTGAATCTGCTTGAGCTGATCAGCAGGACAAACACCGATCAGGGGTTGGGCTGCATCAACGTTGTCACCGTTATTGAAATATACGGAATAAATGAGACCTTCGGGCCCGCTGTAGTTGAGCGCAGTTTCCCTTTTCATACGGGAAACAATGAACAGGTCCATACCTTCGGTAACCTTAACGGAACGCTCACCGGAACCTTTGATCTTAGCGTCAACTTCAGGAGTGAAGTAGTATTTTGCTTTTTCAGGAGCATTGAACAGAAAAAGAGCTTTCTTGAGGATCAGCTGAATTACTTCTTCTTTGGAAAGGAAGTGACGGATCTTGATCAGCACTTCTCCGGCTTCTACAAAGCTGCCTTCCAGATCCTGACGGATGGAAACAATTTCACCTTTTTCAGGAGCAGTAATGTTCTTGGTATTGCGTTCACGAGTAAGTTTAGCCAGTACGGTGCCGGGCTTTTCCTTCCATTCACCGGAGGGACCTTTCACCTTATCGCCAACCTTAAGACCGGTAAATTCAACAGTTCCGGTATGAGGGACAGATATTTCAATTTCCTCGTAAGGAGAAGCCTTGATCTCTTCAAGCAGTTCCTTAATATTCAGCATTATATTAACCTCTGGATTATTTTTACTTATATCCCGCGACATTGGGCGGAGATCATTATTTTTACATTTTAAACCGGAGCCCTAAGACCCAGCATCCGGTTCGGGCAATTTGCAGACATTATCAGGCAAAGTCAACCTGCTGCGAAACTCCCTAACACAGAAAACACTTTACGATAAGTACCTACACAAATGTAGGTATATTTATCTATAATACAAATTCCGGCCACCCATGGTCATGAGAGCCTGGCCGATATTGCGACCCATTTCGCGCCTGTCCCAGATTCCCTGAATATGTCCTCTGGCAAGTGCGTTCCACGCGTTGTGATAATTAGGTGGAACGGGAATCCCCGTAGTTTCGGTGATAACCCTTGGTCCGGCAAACCCTATCTTGGAAGACCGTATCCCGAACTGATAGGGGGAACATCCCAGAAAACTTGCCACGGACCCACCGTAAGAGTTGGTATCGTAGATTACCAGATATAAGCCCCCGGCATCCACATATTTGCGCAGAGCCATAGTACAGCGAGGCATCTGGAGCACACCGTTGGTACCTTCTTGAATGCGGATTCCGGCTGTTCCATGAGCATAAAAGATAAGCGGCAATTGTTTGCGCTGGGCTCTTTCAGCTGCGCGGATAATCTTCTCGCCTTCAGCTGCACCGACAGAACCGCCCCTGAACGGAGCAGCAAGGCAAATGACCACTGCATTGATACCGTCCATGCGGGTTTCGAAAGTTATACAGGAAGAACGCAAACCGGTTTTCTTACGGGCTTCGTCAAGCTTGAGATCAAAGCCTTCGTAGCCCAACGGATTGGCAGACTCAATGCCGGAGTTGAATTCAAAACCTTCGGCATAGTTAAAAACATTGTACAGATACCACTGGTATTCCATAGGAAAATGATGCCCGCAATTACTGCAAACCCCGGCAAAATCGCCAAACAGATCAGGAGCCCAGAGATCGAGGCACCCCTCGCTAGCTGAGTTGGGGCAGGTAAAAGTACGGTCATCCTTACATTTGGGACTACTGTATTTCCAGCGTCCTTCTTCAAAACATGGTGACTGGTCAGAAGTGGAAAGGCAGAGCAATTTGTCACGAACTTCGCTCGAAATTTTAACCGACGAGCCATTCTCGGCACTGTTCTTCTTCAGCAATCGGGCAGTGCGCTCTTTGACGAGATGGGCCTCGGCCTGAATCTCTTCCATTCCCTGCTTAGCAGCACGAACAGTACGCCCCACAAGGTTATAGACAAAGAGCGATTTAGTAGACCAAGCCACTCCCTGAACAGCTGCCCCCATTTTCAGGAACAATGAACGCTGGTCCATGTATGCAGAGGTGGAGAGGTTGCGAAACTTCTCATAACGCTTCTCAACCAGTCTTGCCCTCGCACGGGAACTCAGAGCCCAGCGCATGAAGACATCCTCACCCTCTTCCGGTCCCTTCTGCTTGAGAGCCATAGCCCGGAAAAGTTTAAGTCCTTTCACGGAAATACAAACTTCGTTAGTAGCCCGAATTACCTCGGAACGCAGGGTGCGGAAAAAGTCATAACTGGCAGGCTTAGCCCCCAGATGAGGTTCCTGCACCACACGGTCAATGTACCCCATCTCCAGATTATCCTCGGCAGTAATACCGAGTTTGCGAGCACAATTTCCGATCAGAGCATTATCCACCCGTTTGCCGCCTTTAAGGTTGGCCTCAATTGCTGCCGCCCCTTCCGGGGAAATGACCGAGTAGTAACCGTGAGAAAGCA contains the following coding sequences:
- a CDS encoding carboxyl transferase domain-containing protein — protein: MNIDKRIDALSERLNYIKDIFGNLENANISMLGSELDEFRGLRGTISTKDSLSKLARLEDLFSFLESKLEKELTPMDRVRIVRHPQRICLTDILENVYDNYTELGGLGEFSIDPSMLIAQAYITRRVGQKVVHQPVMVIGQEKGHGQEFRNGGSAKPWGNAKALHYMKVAQAEGIPIHTYIFTPGSYPIEDYPGAAQQIAKNIYEMGKIDVPIISVISEGGSGGAEAIGLADRRLMLSHGYYSVISPEGAAAIEANLKGGKRVDNALIGNCARKLGITAEDNLEMGYIDRVVQEPHLGAKPASYDFFRTLRSEVIRATNEVCISVKGLKLFRAMALKQKGPEEGEDVFMRWALSSRARARLVEKRYEKFRNLSTSAYMDQRSLFLKMGAAVQGVAWSTKSLFVYNLVGRTVRAAKQGMEEIQAEAHLVKERTARLLKKNSAENGSSVKISSEVRDKLLCLSTSDQSPCFEEGRWKYSSPKCKDDRTFTCPNSASEGCLDLWAPDLFGDFAGVCSNCGHHFPMEYQWYLYNVFNYAEGFEFNSGIESANPLGYEGFDLKLDEARKKTGLRSSCITFETRMDGINAVVICLAAPFRGGSVGAAEGEKIIRAAERAQRKQLPLIFYAHGTAGIRIQEGTNGVLQMPRCTMALRKYVDAGGLYLVIYDTNSYGGSVASFLGCSPYQFGIRSSKIGFAGPRVITETTGIPVPPNYHNAWNALARGHIQGIWDRREMGRNIGQALMTMGGRNLYYR